In the genome of Gordonia rubripertincta, one region contains:
- a CDS encoding serine/threonine-protein kinase — protein sequence MARRAVTRPPDPPSREIADDLSAAGFTDARVAGRGGFGVVYRCRQPALDREVAVKVLRTGGVETDRVRFLREQQAMGRLSGHPNIVHILEAGVTRSGFPFIVMPFHVRGSLDTRLRRRGRCDVADVLDLGIKMAGALEISHRASVLHRDLKPSNILLTEYGQPQLTDFGIARLADREDTSRGLVLGTPAYTAPEVLRGDPPSVSSDVYGLGATLYAALTGRPAYGRRKNEDLVAQLLRITTDPLPDLRAQGVPEPVWAAIARSVARPPSDRYATALEFGEALRQAGLELGLPVADVPVPLLADIDGPSRIDTDSSMDTSGYLHLDSPGSTSDSGRPPVVTTKYRPPVMAHPMVPRTRLLARLAIDNRARVILIHGPAGYGKTVLAIQYVQAAEATAGKTVWLAIDEDDNTPAWFLSHLVDAISVALPGLGTELTRTLEEYGEGVERYVLTTLINRAHTTDEHIRVVLDDWHRITDPASRAIALFLIDNGCHHLQLVVTSRTHLHLPLSRLRVKNELIEINATALRFDIDESRELLSRGTGLSIDDTDVAELEETTDGWVAALQLASLALREHHDPRAAIRQFSANHRELRTYLAENVLDSLDPDLLDFLLATSISEQICASLATALTGRRHTQSVLEDIEERDLFLTRLDPDGQWFRYHHLFAGFLRLRLEHQEPDRCDELHRRAAEWFVQRRMFSPAVDHFLAAGDETEATGLVEREGMNMFEQSKMSTVLGLAAKLPVATRGQRPQLELAIAWAHALLHHRAQANAALASIEAVLPSVSRADADDIRAETALIRAGMTVLDDQLDGLDEALEACMVRADSLRPWILSGVAALASSSAP from the coding sequence ATGGCCCGTCGAGCAGTCACGAGACCCCCCGATCCCCCCTCCCGGGAGATCGCGGACGATCTGAGCGCCGCCGGCTTCACCGACGCCCGTGTCGCGGGACGTGGCGGTTTCGGGGTCGTTTACCGATGCCGCCAGCCCGCGCTCGACCGCGAGGTGGCGGTCAAGGTGCTGCGGACCGGCGGTGTCGAGACCGACCGGGTGCGGTTCCTGCGTGAGCAGCAGGCGATGGGACGCCTATCAGGGCATCCCAACATCGTCCACATCCTCGAGGCCGGGGTGACGCGATCAGGGTTCCCGTTCATCGTGATGCCCTTCCACGTTCGTGGTTCCCTCGACACCCGGCTCCGCAGGCGGGGACGATGCGACGTCGCCGATGTCCTCGACCTCGGTATCAAGATGGCCGGTGCTCTGGAGATCTCGCACCGGGCCAGCGTTCTGCACCGAGACCTGAAGCCGTCGAACATCCTGCTCACCGAGTACGGGCAACCCCAACTGACGGACTTCGGCATCGCCCGCCTCGCCGATCGGGAGGACACCAGCCGCGGGCTGGTCCTCGGCACGCCCGCCTACACGGCACCCGAGGTGCTGCGCGGCGATCCTCCGTCGGTGTCCTCGGACGTGTACGGACTCGGTGCCACGCTCTACGCCGCCCTGACCGGCCGGCCGGCGTACGGGCGGCGCAAGAACGAGGACCTGGTCGCCCAGCTCCTGCGGATCACCACCGATCCCCTTCCGGACCTGCGCGCTCAGGGGGTACCGGAACCGGTGTGGGCGGCTATCGCGAGGTCGGTGGCCCGTCCACCATCAGATCGCTATGCGACCGCACTCGAGTTCGGCGAGGCACTGCGGCAGGCCGGCCTCGAACTCGGTCTTCCCGTCGCCGACGTGCCCGTGCCGCTTCTCGCCGACATCGACGGTCCCTCACGGATCGACACCGATTCGTCGATGGACACCTCGGGGTATCTACATCTCGACAGTCCCGGCAGCACATCGGATTCGGGGCGTCCGCCCGTGGTCACCACCAAGTACCGGCCGCCGGTCATGGCCCACCCGATGGTTCCGCGGACCCGGTTGCTTGCGCGGCTGGCCATCGACAATCGGGCACGTGTCATCCTCATCCACGGGCCGGCGGGCTATGGGAAGACCGTTCTGGCGATTCAGTACGTACAGGCGGCCGAGGCCACCGCGGGCAAGACCGTGTGGTTGGCGATCGACGAGGACGACAACACTCCGGCATGGTTTCTGTCGCACCTCGTCGACGCGATCAGCGTGGCGCTTCCGGGTCTGGGGACCGAGCTCACCCGCACGCTGGAGGAGTACGGCGAGGGCGTGGAGCGCTATGTGCTGACAACTCTGATCAACCGGGCCCACACGACCGACGAACACATCCGCGTCGTGCTCGACGACTGGCACCGGATCACTGATCCGGCGAGCCGGGCGATCGCACTGTTCCTGATCGACAACGGTTGCCACCACCTGCAGCTCGTCGTCACCAGTCGCACGCACCTGCATCTGCCGCTCAGCCGTCTCAGGGTGAAGAACGAGCTGATCGAGATCAACGCCACGGCATTGCGTTTCGACATCGACGAGTCGCGTGAGCTGCTCAGCAGGGGAACCGGGCTGTCGATCGATGACACCGACGTGGCCGAACTCGAGGAGACCACTGACGGCTGGGTGGCCGCCCTGCAGCTGGCGTCGCTGGCGCTCCGCGAACACCACGATCCCCGCGCAGCGATTCGCCAGTTCTCGGCCAATCATCGCGAACTCAGAACGTACCTCGCCGAGAACGTCCTCGACAGCCTCGACCCGGACCTCCTCGACTTCCTCTTGGCGACCTCGATCAGCGAACAGATCTGTGCGTCGCTCGCGACGGCGCTGACGGGTCGCCGCCACACCCAGAGCGTGCTGGAGGACATCGAGGAACGCGACCTCTTCCTCACCCGACTCGACCCCGACGGACAGTGGTTCCGCTATCACCATCTGTTCGCCGGCTTCCTCCGTCTCCGACTCGAACACCAGGAGCCCGATCGGTGCGATGAACTCCATCGGCGCGCAGCGGAGTGGTTCGTCCAGCGGCGGATGTTCAGCCCGGCCGTCGATCATTTCCTCGCTGCCGGAGACGAAACGGAGGCGACCGGCCTGGTCGAGCGCGAGGGCATGAACATGTTCGAGCAGTCCAAGATGAGCACCGTGCTCGGCCTTGCCGCCAAACTCCCGGTGGCCACGCGCGGACAGCGACCCCAGCTCGAACTTGCCATTGCCTGGGCGCATGCGCTTCTTCATCACCGGGCGCAGGCGAACGCGGCGCTCGCGTCCATCGAAGCCGTACTCCCATCCGTTTCCCGCGCCGACGCCGACGACATCCGCGCCGAAACTGCACTCATCCGTGCAGGGATGACCGTTCTCGACGATCAACTCGACGGCCTCGACGAGGCTCTCGAAGCGTGCATGGTGCGCGCCGACAGCCTGCGTCCGTGGATCCTCTCCGGCGTCGCCGCGCTCGCTTCGAGTAGTGCCCCATAG
- a CDS encoding sugar porter family MFS transporter, with protein sequence MADAQQREIAEQHTAKVIGVTVAAAVGGFLFGFDSSVVNGAVDSIESNFGLGKLMTGFAVAIALLGCALGAWFAGRLADVWGRKRVMLLGSALFTISAIGTAYTQTIPDLLLWRVLGGIGIGIASVIAPAYISEIAPARYRGALASMQQLAITMGIFAALLSDAVLADTAGSASNDLWWGLEAWRWMFLVGVIPAVVYGLLALLIPESPRYLVGRNRDEEAARILQTVTGESNPLDRVKEIKLTVKRESKSSIKDITGPSFGLHPLVWVGIWLAVFQQFVGINAIFYYSTTLWQSVGFSESDSFKTSVITAVINVGMTFVAILFVDRIGRRKLLLAGSVGMFIGLLMACVAFTQQIGEGENVSLPDPWGVIALIGANLFVVAFAATWGPVMWVMLGEMFPNRIRGVALGVCTAVNWLANFTISMLFPPMTEAVGLGIIYGFFAFCAAASFIYVFKKVEETKGLELEDMDSVAESRLSRLAASRETTEKA encoded by the coding sequence CCGCGGCCGTCGGCGGCTTCCTCTTCGGCTTCGACAGTTCCGTGGTCAACGGCGCCGTCGACTCGATCGAATCGAATTTCGGTCTCGGCAAACTGATGACGGGCTTCGCTGTCGCGATCGCCCTGTTGGGCTGTGCACTCGGCGCCTGGTTCGCCGGACGGCTGGCCGACGTCTGGGGCCGCAAGCGGGTGATGCTGCTCGGCTCGGCACTGTTCACCATCTCGGCGATCGGCACCGCCTACACCCAGACGATCCCGGATCTGCTGCTCTGGCGCGTTCTCGGCGGTATCGGTATCGGCATCGCGTCGGTGATCGCGCCGGCCTACATCTCCGAGATCGCGCCCGCCCGCTATCGCGGCGCGCTCGCCTCGATGCAGCAACTGGCCATCACCATGGGTATCTTCGCGGCTCTGCTGTCGGATGCAGTTCTCGCCGACACCGCCGGGAGCGCGTCGAATGATCTCTGGTGGGGTCTGGAAGCCTGGCGTTGGATGTTCCTCGTCGGCGTCATACCCGCTGTCGTCTATGGCCTACTCGCGCTGCTGATCCCCGAATCACCGCGATACCTGGTGGGCCGCAACCGCGATGAGGAAGCCGCGCGCATCCTCCAGACAGTGACCGGCGAGAGCAACCCGCTCGACCGGGTCAAGGAGATCAAGCTCACCGTCAAGCGGGAGTCCAAGAGCTCGATAAAGGACATCACCGGCCCGTCGTTCGGGCTTCACCCGCTGGTGTGGGTCGGCATCTGGCTCGCGGTCTTCCAGCAATTCGTCGGCATCAACGCGATCTTCTACTACTCGACGACGCTCTGGCAGTCGGTCGGGTTCTCCGAGAGCGACTCGTTCAAGACGTCGGTGATCACGGCGGTCATCAACGTCGGAATGACCTTCGTGGCGATCCTGTTTGTCGACCGGATCGGCCGTCGGAAGCTGCTGCTGGCCGGATCCGTGGGCATGTTCATCGGCCTGCTGATGGCGTGCGTGGCCTTCACCCAGCAGATCGGTGAGGGCGAGAACGTGTCGCTGCCCGACCCGTGGGGCGTGATCGCACTGATCGGCGCCAACCTGTTCGTCGTCGCGTTCGCAGCCACCTGGGGACCGGTGATGTGGGTGATGCTGGGGGAGATGTTCCCGAACCGCATCCGTGGGGTCGCGCTCGGCGTGTGTACCGCGGTGAACTGGCTTGCCAACTTCACCATCTCGATGCTGTTCCCCCCGATGACCGAGGCCGTCGGACTCGGAATCATCTACGGCTTCTTCGCCTTCTGTGCCGCGGCGTCCTTCATCTACGTCTTCAAGAAGGTCGAGGAGACCAAGGGGCTGGAACTCGAGGACATGGATTCGGTCGCCGAATCCCGGTTGTCCAGGCTGGCCGCCTCCCGCGAGACGACCGAGAAGGCATGA
- a CDS encoding IS256 family transposase, translating to MTAPHIVDPAGLLGQALADASPDLMRELLQTMINALLSADADAVCGAEWNARSSERTNRRNGYRHRPLDTRVGTVDVAIPKLRSGSYFPEWLLERRKRAESALITVVADCYLAGVSTRRMDKLVKTLGIDSLSKSQVSRMAEDLDEQVAAFRHRRLDEAGPFTFVTADALTIKVRENKQVVKAVVLLATGVNGDGHREVLGMQVATSETKASWNTFFADLVARGLGGVRLVTSDAHAGLIEAIAANLPGAVWQRCRTHYAANLMAVCPKSMWPAVKAMLHSVYDQPTATAVHEQFDRLLEYTDGRLPEVADHLGDAREDLLAFTGFPDDVWRQIWSNNPTERLNREIRRRTDVVGIFPNRDAIIRLIGAVLAEQTDEWAEGRRYLGLEVLSRCRLTLTTDTPTPTEATTDPLMQLPA from the coding sequence ATGACCGCACCCCATATTGTCGACCCTGCCGGCCTACTCGGCCAAGCCCTCGCAGACGCGTCGCCGGATCTGATGCGCGAACTGCTACAGACTATGATCAACGCCCTGCTCTCGGCGGATGCCGACGCCGTGTGCGGTGCCGAATGGAACGCACGATCTTCCGAACGCACCAACCGCCGCAACGGCTACCGTCACCGCCCCCTCGACACCCGGGTCGGCACCGTCGACGTCGCCATTCCGAAGCTACGCTCGGGCAGCTACTTTCCCGAGTGGCTCCTCGAACGTCGCAAGCGGGCCGAGTCAGCGCTGATCACCGTCGTGGCCGACTGCTACCTGGCCGGTGTATCGACCCGCCGGATGGACAAACTGGTCAAGACACTCGGCATCGACTCACTGTCGAAGTCGCAGGTCTCACGCATGGCCGAAGACCTCGACGAGCAGGTCGCCGCATTCCGGCACCGCCGCCTCGACGAAGCCGGACCGTTCACCTTCGTCACCGCCGATGCGTTGACGATCAAAGTTCGTGAGAACAAGCAGGTCGTCAAGGCCGTCGTGCTGCTGGCGACCGGCGTCAATGGCGACGGCCACCGCGAGGTGTTGGGCATGCAGGTGGCCACCAGTGAGACCAAGGCATCGTGGAACACCTTCTTCGCCGACCTGGTGGCCCGCGGCCTGGGCGGGGTGCGCTTGGTGACCTCCGATGCTCATGCCGGGCTCATCGAGGCGATCGCAGCGAACCTGCCCGGCGCGGTATGGCAGCGCTGCCGCACCCACTACGCCGCCAACCTCATGGCAGTGTGCCCCAAGTCCATGTGGCCGGCGGTAAAAGCGATGCTGCACAGCGTGTATGACCAGCCCACCGCCACCGCGGTGCACGAGCAGTTCGACCGGCTCCTCGAATACACCGACGGCCGATTGCCCGAGGTCGCCGACCACCTCGGCGACGCCCGCGAGGACCTGCTCGCCTTCACCGGGTTCCCCGACGACGTGTGGCGCCAGATCTGGTCTAACAACCCCACCGAACGGCTCAACCGCGAGATCCGCCGCCGCACCGACGTTGTGGGCATCTTCCCCAACCGCGACGCCATCATCCGCCTCATCGGCGCCGTCCTGGCCGAACAGACCGACGAATGGGCCGAAGGCCGCCGCTACCTCGGACTCGAAGTCCTCAGCCGCTGCCGACTTACCCTGACCACCGACACCCCAACACCGACGGAGGCGACCACCGATCCACTGATGCAACTACCCGCCTGA
- a CDS encoding NAD(P)H-dependent flavin oxidoreductase, translated as MADLRDLAVPVVGAPMAGGPTTPELVVAVGHAGGLGQLAAGYLSPERVAVDIAAVRAGGVDTFGVNIFVPESEPVDRDAVARYRDRLLDYAASLDVQLPALDELGDDDDHFDAKIALMCDERIPVVSFAFGCPPAAAVAELRRHGCSVGVTITTADDAVGAADVGADWLCVQGPDAGGHRSVFDRRTEPPTEPLDDLLEAVRARVALPLVAAGGVATPDRADQLRSSGAAAVQVGTLLLRTLEAGTKPAHADALADPARTGTVVTRAFSGRPARALRNRFTDEFSAAAVAEYPAVNKLTGGIRRAAATDPDVINLWAGTGFREAVVESATETIRRLG; from the coding sequence ATGGCTGACCTTCGTGACCTCGCCGTGCCGGTCGTCGGGGCGCCGATGGCCGGCGGGCCGACCACGCCCGAGCTGGTGGTCGCCGTCGGTCATGCCGGGGGACTCGGCCAGTTGGCAGCCGGGTACCTGTCACCCGAGCGGGTGGCGGTCGACATCGCCGCCGTACGCGCCGGCGGCGTCGACACCTTCGGGGTCAACATCTTCGTCCCCGAATCCGAGCCGGTGGATCGGGACGCCGTGGCCCGTTACCGAGACCGTCTGCTCGACTACGCCGCATCACTCGACGTCCAGTTGCCCGCTCTCGATGAACTCGGCGATGACGACGACCACTTCGACGCGAAGATCGCGTTGATGTGCGACGAGCGGATCCCGGTCGTCTCCTTCGCCTTCGGCTGCCCGCCTGCGGCTGCGGTCGCCGAACTACGACGACACGGGTGCAGCGTCGGGGTCACGATCACCACCGCGGACGACGCGGTCGGAGCGGCCGACGTCGGCGCCGACTGGCTCTGCGTGCAGGGGCCCGACGCCGGCGGCCATCGCTCTGTCTTCGACCGCCGGACCGAACCTCCCACCGAGCCCCTCGACGATCTGCTCGAGGCGGTGCGTGCACGCGTAGCACTTCCGTTGGTGGCCGCCGGGGGAGTCGCGACCCCTGATCGAGCAGACCAGCTGCGGTCGTCCGGGGCGGCGGCCGTCCAAGTGGGCACCCTGCTGCTGCGTACCCTGGAGGCCGGCACGAAGCCGGCACACGCCGATGCCCTGGCCGATCCGGCGCGCACCGGGACGGTGGTGACCCGTGCGTTCAGCGGACGTCCAGCGCGAGCGCTGCGCAACCGCTTCACCGACGAGTTCTCCGCGGCCGCGGTCGCCGAGTATCCGGCGGTCAACAAGCTCACCGGCGGCATCCGCCGCGCGGCGGCCACCGATCCCGACGTCATCAACCTCTGGGCCGGAACCGGTTTCCGCGAGGCCGTCGTCGAGTCCGCGACGGAAACGATTCGCCGTCTCGGCTGA
- a CDS encoding YihY/virulence factor BrkB family protein, translated as MSLSERIDDFQRRHPATGFPLAVIYKFVDDQGAYLAALCTYYAFISLFPLLLLFSTILGIVLADNPALQERILDSAMSQIPVIGSQLGEPEKLSGGIPALVISVLVSLYGGLGVAVAAQNAMNTIWAVPRNERPDPIFVRLRGLVLLSTVGLAVIGLTVVNGIAASFELGVVGRWFAILGSVVLSTCVFIVAFRFGTARDLSVRDVLPGALAAGACWQVIQTFGAVYVERVIANASSTNGVFAIVLGLLAFLYVTTIVLVFCLEANAVRVDHLYPRSLLTPFTDNVILTEGDEAAYAAQVRAQRNKGFQEIDVTFDNPREDRAKGESTDGQRGDEPR; from the coding sequence GTGTCGCTGTCGGAACGGATCGACGACTTCCAACGACGACACCCGGCGACTGGTTTCCCGCTCGCGGTGATCTACAAGTTCGTCGACGACCAGGGCGCCTATCTGGCCGCCCTGTGCACCTACTACGCATTCATCTCGCTGTTCCCGTTGCTGCTGTTGTTCTCGACGATCCTGGGGATCGTGCTCGCCGACAATCCGGCGCTCCAGGAGCGCATCCTCGACTCGGCCATGAGTCAGATCCCGGTGATCGGGAGCCAGCTCGGTGAGCCCGAGAAACTCAGTGGCGGCATCCCGGCACTCGTCATCAGCGTGCTCGTCTCGCTGTACGGCGGTCTGGGCGTTGCCGTCGCGGCTCAGAATGCGATGAACACCATCTGGGCCGTCCCCCGCAACGAACGACCGGATCCGATCTTCGTTCGCCTCCGGGGTTTGGTGCTGTTGTCGACGGTCGGTCTCGCCGTCATCGGACTGACCGTGGTCAACGGCATCGCCGCGAGCTTCGAGCTCGGCGTTGTCGGACGGTGGTTCGCGATTCTCGGCTCGGTGGTGCTGAGCACGTGTGTGTTCATCGTGGCGTTCCGATTCGGCACGGCACGTGACCTGTCCGTGCGCGACGTACTCCCCGGCGCGCTCGCGGCGGGGGCATGCTGGCAGGTCATCCAGACCTTCGGCGCGGTGTACGTCGAGCGAGTCATCGCCAACGCGAGTTCGACGAACGGTGTCTTCGCGATCGTTCTCGGCTTGCTGGCGTTCCTCTATGTGACCACGATCGTGTTGGTGTTCTGCCTCGAGGCAAACGCCGTGCGCGTGGACCACCTGTATCCGCGGTCGCTGCTGACGCCGTTCACCGACAATGTCATCCTCACCGAGGGGGACGAAGCCGCCTATGCGGCGCAGGTGCGGGCGCAGCGGAACAAGGGTTTCCAGGAGATCGACGTGACCTTCGACAACCCCCGTGAAGACCGGGCGAAGGGCGAGAGCACCGACGGCCAGCGCGGTGACGAACCGCGCTGA
- a CDS encoding helix-turn-helix transcriptional regulator has protein sequence MDRDALAGFLVSRRNSLQPSDVGLVTGARRRTAGLRREEVAQLATMSTDYYTRLEQKRGPQPSIQMLAALARALRLTPDERDYLYRVAGHSAPDRVVGSDYIAPGLLRVLDRLTGTPALILSALGETLVQNDSARALFGDVSNLTGFERSAIYRWFTRPDEERRRYPEDDHDRQSRAQVASLRAAYGVMGGRSRAGEMVRELCRRSEEFATLWDTHLVSRRFEDHKTLIHPELGPIEVDCQALFTEDETQVLLVLTAAPRTDAAAKIALLNVLGTQQMNPSRE, from the coding sequence GTGGATCGTGATGCGCTCGCCGGTTTCCTCGTCAGCCGGCGGAACAGTCTCCAGCCGTCGGATGTGGGTCTGGTGACCGGTGCGCGGCGTCGGACCGCGGGTCTGCGGCGCGAAGAGGTGGCCCAGCTCGCGACGATGTCCACCGACTACTACACCCGACTCGAACAGAAGCGGGGACCGCAGCCGAGTATCCAGATGCTCGCGGCGTTGGCGCGTGCCCTGCGGCTGACCCCGGACGAGCGCGACTACCTGTATCGCGTTGCCGGGCACAGTGCTCCCGATCGCGTCGTCGGCTCCGACTACATCGCTCCCGGTCTGCTGCGTGTCCTCGACCGGCTCACCGGCACCCCGGCACTCATCCTGTCCGCATTGGGGGAGACGCTGGTCCAGAACGATTCCGCGCGAGCGCTGTTCGGCGACGTGAGCAATCTGACCGGCTTCGAGCGCAGCGCCATCTACCGCTGGTTCACCCGCCCTGACGAAGAGCGGCGCCGCTACCCGGAAGATGATCACGATCGCCAGAGCCGCGCCCAGGTCGCGTCACTGCGAGCCGCCTACGGCGTCATGGGCGGACGATCCCGTGCCGGCGAGATGGTGCGTGAATTGTGCCGTCGGAGTGAGGAATTCGCCACCCTGTGGGACACCCACCTGGTCAGCAGGCGGTTCGAAGACCACAAGACCCTGATCCATCCCGAGCTGGGACCGATCGAGGTCGACTGTCAGGCCCTGTTCACCGAAGACGAGACCCAGGTCCTGCTCGTCCTCACCGCGGCGCCGCGAACCGATGCCGCGGCCAAGATCGCACTGCTCAACGTCCTCGGCACGCAGCAGATGAACCCGAGTCGTGAATGA
- a CDS encoding serine/threonine protein kinase, whose amino-acid sequence MRNELHHYSGLDLASFCEIQRFAYEEAREWQRWARPHHRRTTGPFSVIYGYILGGVAAREQLDFDAAEASFRHAMNLARSSDEDESYGSRLSGALLGELLYERGDVEAAQRLLDDTYNLGAEGGIVEIMLATHVVGARVKHALGQDDQASQRLDEGERLAQALNLPRMAAHITAERLRSGIGVATLSANSFPPEMPRDLPNGIVQVTAEKTEEAAIRALLAVGTHDARRAACRRARALTESIDANTRPRAELNARLLLTECVAASGSTAEAEELLLPILDRCARLGLVQPVLDAGPAVRQLVRRLGTTGRGEVDPAVVPFLDRLHSTPRAE is encoded by the coding sequence ATCAGAAACGAGTTACACCACTACTCGGGGCTTGACCTCGCTTCGTTCTGCGAGATCCAACGTTTCGCGTATGAGGAGGCGCGGGAGTGGCAACGCTGGGCCCGTCCGCATCACCGCCGGACGACAGGCCCGTTCAGCGTCATCTACGGGTACATTCTCGGCGGCGTGGCGGCTCGGGAACAGCTGGACTTCGACGCCGCAGAGGCCTCGTTCCGGCACGCGATGAATCTCGCTCGCAGCTCCGACGAGGACGAGTCCTACGGATCCCGGCTCAGTGGCGCGCTCCTCGGTGAGTTGTTGTACGAACGAGGCGATGTGGAAGCTGCACAACGGCTGCTCGACGACACCTACAACCTGGGCGCCGAGGGCGGCATAGTCGAGATCATGCTAGCCACCCATGTCGTCGGTGCACGCGTGAAACATGCTCTCGGACAGGATGATCAGGCCTCGCAGCGACTGGACGAGGGTGAACGGCTGGCGCAGGCCCTGAATCTTCCGCGGATGGCCGCCCACATCACGGCCGAGCGTCTGCGATCGGGAATCGGCGTGGCGACGCTGTCCGCGAACTCATTCCCGCCGGAGATGCCGCGCGACCTCCCGAACGGAATCGTCCAGGTCACCGCCGAGAAGACCGAAGAGGCCGCCATCCGCGCGCTGCTGGCCGTCGGCACCCACGACGCCCGCCGCGCCGCGTGCCGTCGGGCGCGTGCCCTCACCGAATCGATCGACGCGAACACCCGGCCGCGAGCGGAACTCAACGCCCGATTGTTACTCACCGAGTGCGTCGCGGCGAGCGGATCGACCGCCGAGGCAGAGGAACTGCTGCTTCCGATCCTCGATAGGTGTGCTCGGCTGGGTCTGGTGCAGCCCGTACTCGACGCGGGACCCGCTGTGCGACAGCTCGTCCGTAGACTCGGCACGACGGGCCGCGGGGAGGTCGATCCTGCCGTGGTCCCGTTCCTCGACAGGTTGCATTCGACGCCGCGCGCGGAGTGA
- a CDS encoding DoxX family protein has translation MSNPIVRSVGILLARIAIGVVFLAHGLQKFQQNGWAGPKAGFEMMDVPLPAVSAFLVTWLEILGGIALIVGAFTPVVAILFVIDMLGAVFITHIDNGLWASDGGYEFVLTLGAGALLLAVVGAGRFSVDAALGTKLPWLTVDGDRPAVPVGSAN, from the coding sequence ATGTCCAATCCCATCGTCCGTAGCGTGGGAATCCTCCTCGCACGCATCGCGATCGGCGTCGTGTTCCTGGCCCACGGCCTGCAGAAGTTCCAGCAGAACGGCTGGGCCGGACCCAAGGCCGGGTTCGAGATGATGGACGTTCCGCTGCCTGCGGTCTCGGCGTTCCTGGTCACCTGGCTCGAGATCCTGGGCGGCATCGCACTGATCGTCGGCGCATTCACCCCGGTCGTCGCGATCCTCTTCGTCATCGACATGCTGGGGGCGGTGTTCATCACCCACATCGACAACGGTCTCTGGGCGTCCGACGGCGGCTACGAGTTCGTCCTGACCCTCGGGGCCGGCGCGCTCCTCCTCGCGGTCGTAGGCGCAGGCCGGTTCAGCGTCGATGCGGCCCTCGGCACCAAGCTGCCCTGGCTCACCGTGGACGGAGACCGTCCGGCAGTCCCCGTCGGTTCCGCCAACTGA
- a CDS encoding SDR family oxidoreductase, whose product MNITGNTIFIPGATSGIGLALALRFQQRGNTVIVGGRRTELLEQIRTEHPDIDTVAIDTTDPDSIDDAAASVIADHPDLNVLVTMAGIMRTEDWSSSAGFLATAEATVTTNLLGPIRLIGAFIEHLQARPHATIMTVSSGLAFTPLRVTPTYNATKAAIHMLSESLRLQLDGTTVEVVELVPPAVRTDLMPGQRDSEFAMPLDDFVTEVIELIDTQPDATEIRVERVEFLRHAESRGDYADVVATLNRLDPH is encoded by the coding sequence ATGAACATCACCGGAAACACCATCTTCATCCCCGGCGCCACCAGCGGCATCGGCCTCGCATTGGCCCTCCGCTTCCAGCAGAGAGGCAACACCGTCATCGTCGGTGGTCGGCGTACCGAACTCCTCGAACAGATTCGCACCGAACACCCTGATATCGACACCGTCGCCATCGACACCACCGACCCCGACAGCATCGACGACGCAGCCGCATCCGTGATCGCCGACCATCCCGATCTGAACGTGCTCGTCACGATGGCAGGCATCATGCGCACCGAGGACTGGTCCTCCTCGGCCGGATTCCTTGCAACCGCCGAGGCGACCGTCACCACCAACCTGCTCGGACCGATCCGCTTGATCGGCGCGTTCATCGAGCACCTGCAGGCACGTCCGCACGCCACGATCATGACCGTCTCGTCGGGTCTGGCCTTCACCCCGCTGCGGGTGACGCCGACCTACAACGCCACCAAGGCGGCCATCCACATGCTCAGCGAGTCTCTCCGACTGCAGCTCGACGGAACCACGGTCGAGGTCGTCGAGCTCGTACCGCCCGCGGTCCGCACCGATCTGATGCCGGGACAGCGTGACAGCGAATTCGCCATGCCTCTCGATGATTTCGTGACCGAGGTGATCGAGCTGATCGACACACAGCCGGATGCCACCGAGATCCGGGTCGAACGGGTCGAGTTCCTTCGTCACGCCGAGTCACGTGGTGACTACGCCGACGTCGTCGCAACGCTGAACCGGCTCGACCCGCACTGA